In a genomic window of Streptomyces roseoviridis:
- a CDS encoding XRE family transcriptional regulator has translation MDADLARILDGIGPRLRVLRRDRGLTLEALADETGISLSTLSRLESGKRRPTLDLLIPLARAHRVALDQLVAAPATGDPRVHLRPRRGSQGSVLVPLTQYPGRVQVFKQVLSRREPKLVTHAGHEWLYVLAGELRLVLGAREFTLRPGEIAEFDTAEPHWFGPAGDRAVEILHLFGPQGDQAVVRTGSAAAT, from the coding sequence ATGGACGCCGATCTCGCACGGATTCTCGATGGCATAGGCCCCCGGCTGCGGGTGCTGCGGCGCGACCGGGGACTCACCCTCGAAGCCCTCGCCGACGAGACCGGGATCTCGCTGAGCACGCTGTCCCGCCTCGAATCGGGCAAGCGGCGCCCGACGCTCGACCTGCTCATCCCGCTCGCGCGGGCGCACCGGGTCGCCCTGGACCAGCTGGTGGCGGCGCCCGCCACCGGCGACCCCCGCGTCCACCTGCGCCCCCGGCGCGGCAGTCAGGGCAGCGTGCTCGTGCCGCTGACGCAGTACCCGGGCCGGGTCCAGGTCTTCAAGCAGGTGCTGTCCCGCCGCGAACCGAAGCTGGTGACCCACGCCGGTCACGAGTGGCTGTACGTGCTCGCCGGTGAGCTCCGCCTCGTGCTCGGCGCGCGCGAGTTCACGCTCCGGCCCGGGGAGATCGCCGAGTTCGACACCGCCGAACCGCACTGGTTCGGCCCCGCCGGCGACCGGGCCGTGGAGATCCTCCACCTCTTCGGCCCGCAGGGCGATCAGGCCGTCGTCCGCACCGGGTCCGCCGCCGCGACCTGA
- the recX gene encoding recombination regulator RecX: MTGRTEWPDDSPDSSRAEKELSSQDPGERARAICLRLLTGTPRTRKQLADALRKREIPDEVADEVLSRFEDVGLIDDAAFAGAWVESRHHGRGLARRALARELRTKGVDPTVIQEAVDRLDSDQEEARARELVDRKLRATRGLERDRRLRRLAGMLARKGYPEGMALRVVRQALEEEGEDTEGLDEPF, encoded by the coding sequence GTGACCGGTCGCACCGAATGGCCGGACGACAGCCCCGACTCGTCGAGGGCCGAGAAGGAGCTGTCGTCCCAGGATCCGGGTGAGCGGGCGCGGGCGATCTGCCTGCGCCTGCTCACCGGGACCCCCCGCACCCGCAAGCAGCTCGCCGACGCCCTGCGCAAGCGGGAGATCCCGGACGAGGTCGCCGACGAGGTGCTCTCCCGGTTCGAGGACGTCGGGCTCATCGACGACGCCGCCTTCGCCGGCGCCTGGGTGGAGTCCCGCCACCACGGCCGGGGCCTCGCCCGCCGGGCCCTCGCCCGCGAGCTGCGGACCAAGGGGGTCGACCCCACCGTGATCCAGGAGGCGGTCGACCGGCTCGACTCCGACCAGGAGGAGGCGCGCGCCCGCGAGCTCGTCGACCGCAAGCTGCGCGCCACCCGCGGCCTGGAGCGCGACCGGCGGCTGCGCAGACTGGCCGGCATGCTCGCCCGCAAGGGATACCCGGAGGGCATGGCCCTGCGCGTGGTCCGCCAGGCCCTGGAGGAAGAGGGCGAGGACACCGAGGGGCTGGACGAGCCCTTCTAG
- a CDS encoding glutamate ABC transporter substrate-binding protein — MKLRKTAAVAVAVLALTATACGGKEGSAGDKPATKPGDASAPKLPTYTVASGVDLNSPTFKKAKERGKLIIGSKADQPYLGFEDQATKKRSGFDIEIAKMIAAELGFSEDKIEWKTVDSKLRETAISTGQVDYYVGTYTINDKRKAQVGFAGPYYQAGADLLVRKDETAITGPESVKGKKVCSITGSTPLQEIKKPQYGAETVELGKYSDCVQQLLTKQVDAVTTDDSILKGYAAANAGKLKVVGKPFTKEPYGVGINKDDKVLRDKVNDILEKYVGDGTYKKIYEATLGLSGSAYTAPPAVVRY, encoded by the coding sequence ATGAAGCTCCGCAAGACCGCGGCCGTGGCCGTTGCCGTGCTCGCGCTGACCGCGACCGCCTGTGGCGGCAAGGAGGGCTCGGCCGGCGACAAGCCCGCCACCAAGCCCGGTGACGCCAGCGCCCCCAAGCTCCCCACGTACACCGTCGCGAGCGGCGTCGACCTGAACTCGCCGACCTTCAAGAAGGCCAAGGAGCGCGGCAAGCTGATCATCGGCTCCAAGGCCGACCAGCCGTACCTGGGCTTCGAGGACCAGGCCACCAAGAAGCGCTCCGGCTTCGACATCGAGATCGCCAAGATGATCGCCGCCGAGCTGGGCTTCTCCGAGGACAAGATCGAGTGGAAGACCGTCGACTCCAAGCTCCGTGAGACCGCGATCTCCACGGGTCAGGTCGACTACTACGTCGGCACCTACACGATCAACGACAAGCGCAAGGCGCAGGTCGGCTTCGCGGGCCCGTACTACCAGGCCGGCGCCGACCTGCTGGTCCGCAAGGACGAGACCGCGATCACCGGCCCGGAGTCCGTCAAGGGCAAGAAGGTCTGCTCCATCACGGGCTCGACCCCGCTCCAGGAGATCAAGAAGCCGCAGTACGGCGCGGAGACCGTCGAGCTCGGCAAGTACTCCGACTGCGTCCAGCAGCTGCTGACCAAGCAGGTCGACGCCGTCACCACCGACGACTCCATCCTCAAGGGCTACGCCGCCGCCAACGCCGGCAAGCTCAAGGTCGTCGGCAAGCCGTTCACCAAGGAGCCGTACGGCGTCGGCATCAACAAGGACGACAAGGTCCTCCGCGACAAGGTGAACGACATCCTCGAGAAGTACGTGGGCGACGGCACCTACAAGAAGATCTACGAGGCCACCCTCGGCCTCTCCGGCTCGGCCTACACCGCGCCGCCGGCGGTCGTCCGCTACTGA
- a CDS encoding amino acid ABC transporter ATP-binding protein has translation MSGVSVTKGSEGAVPATDDLVVLSDVNKHFGALHVLQDIDLTIRRGEVVVVIGPSGSGKSTLCRTINRLETIDSGSITIDGKPLPQEGKELARLRSDVGMVFQSFNLFAHKTVLENVMLGQVKVRRTEKKAAEAKARALLDRVGVGTQADKYPAQLSGGQQQRVAIARALAMDPKVILFDEPTSALDPEMINEVLEVMQQLARDGMTMVVVTHEMGFARSAANRVVFMADGRIVEQATPDEFFSNPRSDRAKDFLSKILHH, from the coding sequence ATGAGCGGAGTGTCAGTGACCAAGGGTTCGGAGGGCGCCGTGCCGGCCACGGACGACCTGGTCGTGCTGTCCGACGTGAACAAGCACTTCGGCGCGCTGCACGTGCTCCAGGACATCGACCTGACGATCCGCCGCGGCGAGGTCGTGGTCGTGATCGGGCCGTCCGGGTCGGGCAAGTCCACGCTGTGCCGCACGATCAACCGGCTGGAGACCATCGACTCCGGCAGCATCACCATCGACGGGAAGCCGCTGCCCCAGGAGGGCAAGGAACTGGCGCGGCTGCGTTCCGACGTCGGCATGGTCTTCCAGTCCTTCAACCTCTTCGCGCACAAGACGGTGCTCGAGAACGTGATGCTGGGTCAGGTCAAGGTCCGCAGGACCGAGAAGAAGGCGGCGGAGGCCAAGGCCCGCGCCCTTCTGGACCGGGTCGGCGTGGGCACGCAGGCCGACAAGTACCCGGCGCAGCTGTCCGGCGGCCAGCAGCAGCGCGTGGCGATCGCCCGCGCGCTGGCGATGGACCCCAAGGTCATCCTGTTCGACGAGCCGACCTCGGCCCTCGACCCGGAGATGATCAACGAGGTCCTTGAGGTCATGCAGCAGCTGGCCCGGGACGGCATGACGATGGTGGTCGTCACCCACGAGATGGGCTTCGCCCGGTCCGCCGCCAACCGCGTGGTCTTCATGGCCGACGGCCGGATCGTGGAGCAGGCCACCCCCGACGAGTTCTTCAGCAACCCGCGCAGCGACCGCGCCAAGGACTTCCTGTCGAAGATCCTGCACCACTGA
- the recA gene encoding recombinase RecA, with translation MAGTDREKALDAALAQIERQFGKGAVMRMGERSREPIEVIPTGSTALDVALGVGGLPRGRVVEIYGPESSGKTTLTLHAVANAQKAGGQVAFVDAEHALDPEYARKLGVDIDNLILSQPDNGEQALEIVDMLVRSGALDLIVIDSVAALVPRAEIEGEMGDSHVGLQARLMSQALRKITSALNQSKTTAIFINQLREKIGVMFGSPETTTGGRALKFYASVRIDIRRIETLKDGTEAVGNRTRCKVVKNKVAPPFKQAEFDILYGQGISREGGLIDMGVEHGFVRKAGAWYTYEGDQLGQGKENARNFLKDNPDLANEIERKIKEKLGVGVRPEEPSAETGADAVSGTDAAGAAAAAGADEAAKAVPAPAKAAKATKATAAKS, from the coding sequence ATGGCAGGAACCGACCGCGAGAAGGCGCTCGACGCCGCGCTCGCACAGATTGAACGGCAGTTCGGCAAGGGTGCCGTCATGCGCATGGGCGAGCGCTCGAGGGAGCCGATCGAGGTCATCCCGACCGGGTCGACCGCCCTCGACGTCGCCCTCGGCGTCGGCGGCCTGCCGCGCGGCCGTGTGGTCGAGATCTACGGACCGGAGTCCTCCGGTAAGACGACCCTGACCCTGCACGCCGTCGCCAACGCGCAGAAGGCCGGCGGCCAGGTCGCCTTCGTGGACGCCGAGCACGCCCTCGACCCCGAGTACGCCCGCAAGCTCGGCGTCGACATCGACAACCTCATCCTGTCCCAGCCGGACAACGGTGAGCAGGCCCTCGAGATCGTCGACATGCTGGTCCGCTCCGGCGCCCTCGACCTGATCGTCATCGACTCCGTCGCCGCGCTCGTCCCGCGCGCGGAGATCGAGGGCGAGATGGGCGACTCCCACGTCGGTCTCCAGGCCCGCCTGATGAGCCAGGCCCTGCGGAAGATCACCAGCGCGCTCAACCAGTCCAAGACCACCGCGATCTTCATCAACCAGCTCCGCGAGAAGATCGGCGTGATGTTCGGCTCGCCGGAGACCACGACCGGTGGCCGCGCCCTGAAGTTCTACGCCTCGGTGCGCATCGACATCCGCCGCATCGAGACCCTGAAGGACGGCACGGAGGCGGTCGGCAACCGCACCCGCTGCAAGGTCGTCAAGAACAAGGTCGCGCCCCCCTTCAAGCAGGCCGAGTTCGACATCCTCTACGGCCAGGGCATCAGCCGCGAGGGCGGCCTGATCGACATGGGCGTGGAGCACGGCTTCGTCCGCAAGGCCGGCGCCTGGTACACGTACGAGGGCGACCAGCTGGGCCAGGGCAAGGAGAACGCCCGCAACTTCCTCAAGGACAACCCCGACCTCGCCAACGAGATCGAGAGGAAGATCAAGGAGAAGCTGGGCGTCGGCGTCCGGCCCGAGGAGCCCTCGGCCGAGACGGGAGCGGACGCGGTGAGCGGCACGGACGCGGCCGGTGCGGCGGCTGCGGCGGGCGCGGACGAGGCGGCCAAGGCCGTCCCGGCCCCGGCCAAGGCCGCCAAGGCGACCAAGGCCACGGCGGCCAAGAGCTGA
- a CDS encoding amino acid ABC transporter permease: MSASVLFDAPGPKAKIRNRIYAVVGSLVIVALLVVSLLRLAEKGHLAPEMWDIFNYAGIRQNIADALLATLKAFALAAVGSLVLGVLLAVARLSDHKAISWPATAFIEVFRSLPLLITIYAVWVAFLTDYSMWALAIGLSIYNGCVQAEVLRAGVNSVPRGQREAAYALGMTKTQVMTTVLLPQAVRAMLPTIISQLVVTLKDTSFGFVILYPELLYSARLIASNTLVNGSYPYVSVIVVFGVIYIALCLALSALATWIEKRGRRSKTGVLASDTDAQAVVRAAEAGTAGGAAGIIGDGSDGPGITKN; the protein is encoded by the coding sequence ATGAGCGCCAGCGTTCTCTTCGACGCCCCCGGCCCCAAGGCGAAGATCCGCAACCGGATCTACGCCGTCGTCGGCAGCCTCGTCATCGTCGCCCTGCTCGTCGTCAGCCTGCTGCGGCTCGCCGAGAAGGGGCACCTCGCCCCCGAGATGTGGGACATCTTCAACTACGCGGGCATCCGGCAGAACATCGCCGACGCGCTGCTCGCCACCCTGAAGGCCTTCGCTCTCGCCGCCGTCGGCTCCCTGGTCCTCGGCGTGCTGCTCGCCGTCGCCCGGCTCTCCGACCACAAGGCGATCAGCTGGCCGGCCACCGCCTTCATCGAGGTCTTCCGCTCCCTGCCGCTGCTCATCACCATCTACGCGGTGTGGGTCGCCTTCCTCACCGACTACTCGATGTGGGCGCTGGCGATCGGCCTGTCGATCTACAACGGCTGCGTCCAGGCCGAGGTGCTGCGCGCCGGCGTCAACTCCGTGCCGCGCGGACAGCGCGAGGCCGCGTACGCGCTCGGCATGACCAAGACCCAGGTGATGACCACCGTCCTGCTGCCGCAGGCGGTCCGGGCCATGCTGCCCACGATCATCAGCCAGCTGGTGGTCACCCTGAAGGACACCTCCTTCGGCTTCGTCATCCTGTACCCCGAGCTGCTCTACTCGGCCCGTCTGATCGCCTCCAACACGCTGGTCAACGGCTCGTACCCGTACGTCTCCGTGATCGTGGTCTTCGGCGTCATCTACATCGCGCTGTGTCTGGCGCTGTCCGCGCTCGCCACCTGGATCGAGAAGCGCGGCCGCCGCTCGAAGACCGGTGTCCTCGCCTCCGACACCGACGCGCAGGCCGTCGTGCGCGCCGCCGAGGCGGGCACCGCCGGCGGGGCGGCCGGGATCATCGGTGACGGCTCCGACGGCCCTGGCATCACGAAGAACTGA
- a CDS encoding amino acid ABC transporter permease codes for MNVLLDHFPEFRNGFIGTVSITAVSSVIALVLGIVIAGFRVSPVPPLRFFGTAWVTLLRNTPLTLLFLVFFFVVPEILFPGMSPFVLASLALGFYTSSFICEAVRSGISTVPLGQAEAARSLGLTFSQTLRLIVLPQATRTVLPPLSSIFIALTKNSAIAGAFSVTELFGWQTLMSEQGYAILPIFCWVAVAYLVITFAISGLFRLLERNLEVAR; via the coding sequence ATGAACGTACTGCTCGACCATTTCCCGGAGTTCCGCAACGGATTCATAGGAACCGTGTCGATCACCGCCGTCAGCTCGGTCATCGCCCTGGTCCTCGGCATCGTCATCGCCGGCTTCCGCGTCTCCCCCGTCCCGCCGCTGCGCTTCTTCGGCACGGCGTGGGTGACACTGCTGCGCAACACCCCGCTGACGCTGCTCTTCCTGGTCTTCTTCTTCGTCGTCCCGGAGATCCTCTTCCCGGGCATGAGCCCCTTCGTGCTCGCCTCCCTGGCGCTCGGCTTCTACACCTCCTCGTTCATCTGCGAGGCGGTCCGCTCCGGCATCAGCACGGTGCCGCTGGGCCAGGCCGAGGCCGCCCGCTCGCTCGGGCTCACCTTCTCGCAGACGCTGCGCCTGATCGTGCTGCCGCAGGCCACCCGTACGGTGCTGCCGCCGCTGAGCTCGATCTTCATCGCGCTGACCAAGAACTCGGCCATCGCCGGCGCCTTCAGCGTCACCGAGCTCTTCGGCTGGCAGACGCTGATGAGCGAGCAGGGCTACGCGATCCTCCCGATCTTCTGCTGGGTCGCCGTCGCCTACCTCGTCATCACCTTCGCCATCAGCGGACTCTTCCGTCTCCTTGAGCGCAACCTGGAGGTCGCCCGATGA
- a CDS encoding FAD-dependent monooxygenase — protein sequence MDPVIIVGAGPVGLALSLALAAQDVPSVVLDESGGKEEPRPARTVVLRADMAALVERLGCATLRDEGVRWVGWRSVRRRQQMRHVPLDLGLPGDAGDPESGATGPAAPLHIPQHALARGLRDAIARQDLVTVVTDSRVDTIEQDAHGVSAHTRGPEGTWWRGSHLVGCDGARSTVRKLLGVRFPGRTAVERHAVAALRTELPWAGEALLHRQPPWRSGGEEVAARPLPDGVWRIDWLLPPRGELVTPDALVTRIRETLAGWCEGSTPPYDLIDTGVHTVHHRLARRWRVDRVFLAGDAAHLLGAVGTQGLDEGLRDIDNLAWKLAYAWHHRDASVTLLDSYQSERRAAVAGLLRAADQVLPVLRGGRGLRTYLPGGGRGHDALLTDGHLGRGPLGALPAFPHSPLAPEPSEGRIPVGTPDGAPVDDVRVTAPDGTTVRLRDRLGRGRLLVLLVAPGTGVWDRRHWVSAGVMPRLAEAVDGLPAPAELLVTEAYPGAPAHAVLLVRPDGHLAAAFAGVRPEELHAAAEAVRGGDPAGDAATEPEARAGRTPEGKSEGEPEPVPEGAAADVAADVK from the coding sequence GTGGACCCGGTGATCATCGTGGGCGCGGGGCCGGTCGGCCTCGCGCTCTCCCTCGCCCTGGCCGCCCAGGACGTGCCCAGCGTCGTCCTCGACGAGAGCGGGGGCAAGGAGGAGCCGCGCCCCGCCCGCACCGTCGTGCTGCGCGCGGACATGGCCGCCCTGGTGGAGCGGCTCGGCTGTGCCACGCTCCGTGACGAGGGCGTCCGCTGGGTCGGCTGGCGCTCCGTGCGCCGCCGGCAGCAGATGCGGCACGTCCCGCTCGACCTCGGCCTGCCCGGCGACGCCGGCGACCCGGAGAGCGGCGCCACGGGGCCCGCCGCCCCGCTGCACATCCCGCAGCACGCCCTGGCCCGTGGGCTGCGCGACGCCATCGCTCGCCAGGACCTCGTCACCGTGGTCACCGACTCCCGGGTCGACACCATCGAGCAGGACGCCCACGGCGTCAGCGCCCACACCCGCGGTCCCGAAGGCACCTGGTGGCGCGGCAGCCACCTCGTCGGCTGCGACGGCGCCCGCTCCACCGTGCGCAAGCTGCTCGGCGTCCGCTTCCCCGGGCGTACGGCGGTGGAACGGCACGCGGTGGCCGCGCTGCGCACCGAACTCCCCTGGGCGGGCGAGGCCCTGCTCCACCGTCAGCCGCCGTGGCGCAGCGGCGGCGAGGAGGTCGCCGCCCGGCCGCTGCCCGACGGCGTGTGGCGGATCGACTGGCTGCTGCCGCCCCGCGGCGAACTGGTCACTCCCGACGCGCTCGTCACCCGCATCCGGGAGACCCTGGCCGGCTGGTGCGAGGGTTCGACCCCGCCGTACGACCTGATCGACACCGGCGTCCACACGGTGCACCACCGGCTCGCCCGGCGCTGGCGGGTGGACCGGGTCTTCCTCGCCGGGGACGCGGCGCACCTGCTGGGCGCGGTCGGCACCCAGGGGCTCGACGAGGGCCTGCGGGACATCGACAACCTGGCCTGGAAACTGGCCTACGCCTGGCACCACCGCGACGCCTCGGTCACCCTGCTCGACAGCTACCAGAGCGAGCGCCGGGCGGCCGTCGCCGGGCTGCTGCGCGCGGCCGACCAGGTGCTGCCCGTGCTGCGCGGCGGCCGGGGCCTGCGCACGTATCTGCCGGGCGGCGGCCGCGGCCACGACGCCCTGCTGACCGACGGGCACCTGGGGCGCGGTCCGCTGGGCGCGCTTCCGGCGTTCCCGCACTCCCCGCTGGCGCCGGAGCCCTCCGAGGGACGCATCCCGGTGGGTACGCCGGACGGCGCGCCGGTCGACGACGTGCGGGTGACGGCGCCGGACGGCACGACCGTACGGCTGCGGGACCGGCTCGGCAGGGGACGGCTCCTGGTGCTGCTCGTCGCCCCGGGCACCGGGGTGTGGGACCGGCGGCACTGGGTGAGCGCGGGCGTGATGCCCCGGCTCGCCGAGGCCGTGGACGGGCTGCCCGCGCCGGCCGAGCTCCTGGTGACCGAGGCGTATCCGGGCGCCCCGGCCCACGCGGTGCTCCTCGTCCGCCCCGACGGCCATCTGGCCGCGGCGTTCGCCGGAGTGCGGCCGGAGGAACTGCACGCTGCGGCGGAGGCGGTACGGGGCGGGGACCCGGCGGGGGACGCGGCGACGGAGCCGGAGGCGCGGGCGGGGCGGACGCCGGAGGGGAAGTCGGAGGGAGAGCCGGAGCCGGTGCCGGAGGGCGCCGCGGCGGACGTGGCGGCGGACGTCAAGTGA
- a CDS encoding sensor histidine kinase has translation MALPLRVRDPGVALLVLLVVTVWTLVSAHYAEEPVSRTVLGWLLILAGCGALCFRRRQPVTVAVVTLLACAVYYPLSAQDGPLLIAFALALYTTAAEGRFAAAVALAAVTLLAVGLGEIGHRPGRRQIDDTSLAMMAGWLISLVAVGRAQRNRVAYLYEVEQRALAAEREQEARARQSATEERLRIAREVHDILGHSISLINVQSGAALHRLGKKPAPELALATAQDALQAVRDTSKEALRELRATLGVLRRADEAAPTAPSSGLALLPELVERAASTGLDVRSRVDGTPVPLPPPVDLAAYRIVQESLTNVTRHARACSVLVALEWGADELRLRIEDDGGGAPEDGPSGSGIRGMAERARAFGGELTARNVPGGFRVDARLPFTAPSAPAAPASEGDPA, from the coding sequence ATGGCCCTCCCCCTCCGCGTGCGCGACCCCGGTGTGGCGCTGCTGGTCCTGCTCGTCGTGACGGTCTGGACCCTGGTCTCGGCCCACTACGCCGAGGAACCGGTCTCCCGCACCGTACTGGGCTGGCTGCTGATCCTGGCCGGCTGCGGGGCGCTGTGCTTCCGCCGCCGGCAGCCGGTGACGGTGGCCGTGGTGACGCTCCTCGCCTGCGCCGTCTACTACCCGCTGTCCGCGCAGGACGGTCCGCTCCTGATCGCCTTCGCCCTCGCGCTGTACACCACCGCCGCCGAGGGCCGGTTCGCCGCCGCCGTCGCCCTGGCGGCCGTGACGCTCCTCGCGGTCGGCCTCGGCGAGATCGGACACCGGCCGGGCCGCCGGCAGATCGACGACACCTCGCTCGCGATGATGGCCGGCTGGCTGATCAGCCTGGTCGCCGTCGGCCGCGCGCAGCGCAACCGGGTCGCCTATCTGTACGAGGTGGAGCAGCGCGCCCTCGCCGCGGAACGGGAGCAGGAGGCCAGGGCCCGGCAGAGCGCCACCGAGGAGCGGCTGCGGATCGCCCGTGAAGTGCACGACATCCTCGGTCACAGCATCTCGCTGATCAACGTCCAGTCCGGCGCCGCGCTGCACCGGCTCGGCAAGAAGCCCGCCCCCGAGCTCGCCCTCGCCACGGCGCAGGACGCGCTGCAGGCCGTACGGGACACGAGCAAGGAGGCGCTGCGGGAGCTGCGCGCCACGCTCGGGGTGCTGCGCCGGGCCGACGAGGCCGCTCCGACCGCCCCGTCGTCCGGTCTGGCGCTCCTGCCCGAACTGGTGGAGCGGGCCGCGAGCACCGGTCTCGACGTCCGGAGCCGGGTCGACGGCACGCCGGTGCCGCTGCCGCCTCCGGTCGACCTCGCCGCGTACCGGATCGTGCAGGAGTCGCTGACCAATGTGACCCGGCACGCGCGCGCGTGCTCCGTGCTGGTGGCGCTGGAGTGGGGTGCGGACGAGCTGCGGCTGCGGATCGAGGACGACGGCGGGGGCGCGCCGGAGGACGGACCGTCGGGCAGCGGCATCCGGGGCATGGCCGAGCGGGCCCGTGCGTTCGGCGGGGAGCTGACGGCGCGTAACGTTCCCGGCGGCTTCCGGGTCGACGCCCGGCTTCCGTTCACCGCCCCGTCCGCCCCCGCTGCGCCTGCCTCCGAGGGAGATCCCGCATGA
- a CDS encoding MFS transporter: MTTPPATPGATPAATAATPADEPLGTRRRWTVLAVCALSMFLVGLDTTIVNVGLPEIGRGLGADTRGLEWIVDAYTVVLAGFLVVSGALADRFGRCRVFRCGLVVFGLASLACALAPSLGLLVAARAVQGVGASMLSPVALAIVVNAMPDPRERARAIGLWASVFGLSMAAGPVTGGALVEAFGWRSVFWVNAPVIAAALVLVAVFVPESRGRRARRLDLGGQVLLTLALAVTVAVLIEAPRAGWTSPLALTGYAVAVAATAAFVRVELRRPEPLMDLALFRRPVFTMAVLGAVAVFVALNVSLLLTTLYLQHSRGWTPLAAGAATLPMALGATVCAPWAGVLAGRVGPRRPLLLAGAFTAAGGLCLVNLGQATGLAQLSTAYLLIGIGFGFANAPLTNTAVGGLPPARAGVAGAITSTARQLGAAVGIAAAGALVAHVPDGRLAEASRPGWLLVTCCGLFLLLVARASRTPAPGTTAPVSSAPRAA; this comes from the coding sequence ATGACCACGCCGCCAGCCACACCCGGGGCCACGCCCGCGGCCACCGCCGCGACCCCGGCCGACGAGCCCCTCGGCACCCGCCGCAGATGGACGGTCCTGGCCGTCTGCGCCCTGAGCATGTTCCTCGTCGGCCTCGACACGACCATCGTCAACGTGGGCCTGCCCGAGATCGGGCGCGGCCTGGGCGCGGACACGCGGGGCCTGGAATGGATCGTGGACGCGTACACCGTGGTCCTGGCCGGTTTCCTCGTCGTCTCCGGAGCTCTCGCCGACCGCTTCGGACGCTGCCGGGTGTTCCGCTGCGGGCTCGTCGTCTTCGGGCTCGCGTCGCTGGCCTGCGCCCTGGCGCCGTCGCTCGGCCTGCTCGTCGCGGCCCGGGCCGTCCAGGGCGTCGGCGCCTCCATGCTGAGCCCCGTCGCCCTGGCGATCGTCGTGAACGCCATGCCCGACCCGCGGGAGCGGGCCCGCGCGATCGGCCTATGGGCCTCGGTCTTCGGCCTCAGCATGGCGGCGGGACCGGTCACCGGCGGGGCCCTCGTCGAGGCGTTCGGCTGGCGGTCGGTCTTCTGGGTGAACGCGCCCGTCATCGCCGCCGCCCTCGTCCTCGTCGCCGTCTTCGTGCCGGAGTCCCGTGGCCGGCGGGCCCGGCGGCTCGACCTGGGCGGGCAGGTCCTCCTCACCCTGGCGCTGGCCGTCACCGTCGCCGTCCTCATCGAAGCCCCCCGCGCCGGCTGGACCTCGCCGCTCGCCCTGACCGGCTACGCCGTGGCCGTGGCGGCGACCGCCGCGTTCGTCCGCGTGGAGCTGCGCCGCCCCGAACCCCTCATGGACCTCGCCCTCTTCCGGCGGCCCGTCTTCACGATGGCGGTGCTCGGCGCGGTCGCGGTGTTCGTCGCGCTCAACGTGAGCCTCCTGCTCACCACGCTCTACCTCCAGCACTCCCGCGGCTGGACGCCGCTCGCGGCGGGCGCGGCGACGCTGCCCATGGCCCTCGGAGCCACCGTGTGCGCGCCCTGGGCCGGCGTCCTTGCGGGCCGCGTCGGGCCGCGCCGCCCGCTGCTGCTCGCCGGCGCCTTCACCGCCGCCGGCGGCCTGTGCCTGGTGAACCTCGGCCAGGCCACCGGACTGGCGCAGCTGTCGACCGCGTACCTCCTCATCGGCATCGGCTTCGGCTTCGCCAACGCCCCGCTCACCAACACCGCGGTCGGCGGCCTGCCGCCCGCCCGGGCCGGCGTCGCCGGAGCCATCACCTCCACCGCGCGCCAGCTCGGCGCCGCCGTCGGCATCGCCGCCGCCGGAGCCCTGGTCGCCCACGTCCCCGACGGCCGTCTGGCCGAGGCGTCGAGGCCGGGCTGGCTCCTCGTGACGTGCTGCGGCCTCTTCCTCCTCCTCGTGGCACGCGCCTCCCGCACCCCGGCGCCCGGGACCACCGCGCCTGTGTCCTCCGCGCCCCGGGCCGCGTGA
- a CDS encoding cysteine dioxygenase, producing MPQTQHVSSPVSGPAPSPASPTQADLLDFVRRTAADPALIASLPLDPEGRTWVRLDGPGGSEAWLIGWPPGTGTGWHDHAESLGAFATARGTLRENSLAVRLPASGWKTLELADGVDRDRELPAGRSRSFGRHHVHEVLNESRTEHAVSVHAYHPPLPLIRRFSRAGAMLRLEQVERPEDWQ from the coding sequence GTGCCCCAGACGCAGCACGTCTCCTCGCCCGTTTCCGGCCCCGCCCCCTCCCCCGCCTCCCCCACCCAGGCCGATCTGCTGGACTTCGTCCGGCGCACGGCCGCCGATCCCGCGCTGATCGCCTCCCTGCCCCTGGACCCCGAAGGGCGCACCTGGGTGCGGCTCGACGGGCCGGGCGGCAGCGAGGCCTGGCTCATCGGCTGGCCGCCCGGGACGGGGACCGGCTGGCACGACCACGCCGAGTCGCTCGGCGCCTTCGCCACCGCGCGCGGGACCCTGCGCGAGAACTCCCTCGCGGTGCGGCTCCCGGCGAGCGGCTGGAAGACCCTGGAGCTGGCCGACGGCGTCGACCGCGACCGCGAGCTCCCGGCCGGCCGGAGCCGGTCCTTCGGCCGGCACCATGTGCACGAGGTGCTGAACGAGTCCCGCACCGAGCACGCGGTCTCGGTGCACGCCTACCATCCGCCGCTCCCGCTGATCCGGCGCTTCAGCCGGGCGGGCGCGATGCTCCGCCTCGAGCAGGTCGAGCGCCCGGAGGACTGGCAGTGA